The genomic DNA CTATGCCCTATTTAAGGGGTCTTGTTATTCAATACAGACATACAGAATTTTCCAACTATCTACGGCTTTTAATAAGGTGCAGACATCTTTTGGATAATTATCTCTGCTTTGCTGTAAAATTTTTCCTTTCTAGAGTCTAGACACACTTTCAAGTTGTACTGGATCACCTCTTTGTATTAAGGTCCAtagttatatacttatatattagGATTCTTTTCCCCAGAGAAAAgtgtccggatagtccctgtggtttgcttcATTtccacctttagtccctaacctTCTAAAATTACAGCGaaagtccccaacttttgcaatttcgttcccggatagtccctgaagcggatgggggttagtttttggtgtaaagtgggtgtgaaatgaccaaaatacccttactggtaaataaataactaaaaagttaaaagaaatataattaatatttaaatatttatgtGGGACCCACCTCCCACCCCACCCTCCATAAACCCCAATCTTCACCACCTCCACCTTtgaccaccaccatcaccaccagtcTCCACCATTTCACCTTTCACTACCACCGTCATCCACCTTTCTCCCACCAGATCCGCCACCCTCCAACCACCCACAACTCCGATCACTGTTCACGGTCTCCACCACTCAACACCACTGTGCACTACCAACAAACACCTTTAACAACCGCAGCACCGCAAACAACAcccaaccacaaccacctttAATCATGACCACCGTGCACTACCACCGGCGACCGCAGAAACGACCTCCCATAACCACGACACCACCACAGTTCATCTTTACCTCTCCATATACCACCGCACCACCACTACTACAACCCATTACCTTCGTCAACAACCACGCTAGGTGCTGATGATGGTGGTGCGTTGTGGCGGTGGTTATGTTCACCGGAATTTCTCAGGGGCGAGTCAAACCAGACCCCGGATATGTCCATATGGTGCATCTgaaataatcatcatcatcatcatcaaaaccatcTCCATTTAACAGGTGAAAAAGGCGTTTTCTCAGTTATGAAATTGTATTGCTTTCAACCACTAAACTCATCACAACTTGATTcaaagtttattatttataaaaataaaatgggGGAGTTCAATCTGATGTTAACGTGTGAAGGTGGTTGTTGGCTGTTGCAAGTTTTGATAGCTGGGGAAGGGTTTTGGTGATGGCTGGTAGGTTGTGTAAAGAGATGAAGAAGGTGGGGAAGGTGGGCCCCACTTATCTTTTATAAATGTTTAATTAATTaacgttttatttttttttaaataaagagtattttggtcatttcacacccacttaacaccaaaaactaacccccatccgcttcagggactatccgggaacgaaattgcaaaagttggggactatagctgtaattttaaaaagttagggactaaaggtgaaaatggAGCAAACCACAgagcatttttctctttttcCCCACTATTTTGTGCTCCACTATCACCGTATACGACATGTTCCCATTGTAATTTGTGGAAGGGTTAGAACCATTTACTTTAGGCCAAGTCCTGTTTTGGGTAATGTACTTTCTTTACACATTATAGTAACAAGCTTGGATTTCATCTTTATTAGAACCATTTGTTAGTCCGTTTTGGCTTAAAGTAAGTTGGCACAGTATAGTAACAAGCTTGGATTCATCCGTTTTGCACCGTAGGGGTGTTCaggattcgtttcgaattcgaaaaattcgaaattcgtttaaattcgattcgattatcaagaattcgtttcgattataagaattcgaattcgaattcgattcaattcgagtcaagtaaatcgaatacgaatcgaatacgattttataatttcaaattcgattcgattcgaaattcgaataaaaattatacatttttatatagaatacatatataatttttattaagctatactataaattattttcaaaaaattttccaagtattaaaattatCCATTAGGTGACCCGGGCTCGTACGTGATACTATCACGGGAACACTCCACCACGCGTTATACTCCACCGCCACTAAAACATATAACGCGTTATATGTTAACGAAAATCCATTTTTGTTATATTTTCAACGCGTGATGGGTTGGTTTTGTGAGtggaattgttggttgggggaaaattgttgggtgtggtgatgagtgatgaccacccccactaaaaaaggttatgagtgatggaaaaatggtcgatgacatggcggaacttgattggtgcttgtgagtgataaattctatcactagtgaaccaccccccccccccctcctccccttaccaaacccactacatgACCCATAAGtaaaacctaagtaacaaatctCAAAAGATCTCTAAccataaaaatattaacttggAATGTAGAGTGATTATTcccgacttctcgttttgaattttagacttgtggtactttatttgaaactttttaatgtgatatcgtgctttatggctgctttaaaatttatgtttcattttgattgtttttcatgtttaaagaatctgaatttaatcgaatttattcgaattcgattcgaattcgaaatTTTAATCGATTATGAATCGAATaagaattgggttttttatttgaatacgaattcgaatcgaatacgaattcaaggaaaaataaaaattattcgaacaattcgattcgaataattcgaaaattcgatattcgattcgatgaacacccctattGCACCGTACATAAATATTCCTGAAATTTTCCCAATTCTTGCAGAACTCTAGTGCTAGTGTAGATCCGGTTGTGGGAAAATACACAGCGACAGGTCTTAATAGAGACGCAGTGTCTATTGCAGTTGCCAAGTACGGAGATAATCCAATTAAGGTATCTACTTGTCTAGTTTTTTTAAAGTTTATTAGCATTCATACTTACAGGTGGTGCTCTAAatgggaaatatatatataattgatttGGTTGACCTGTTTGAGATGAAACATAAgtgcaattttaattttaattttacaGGTTAGGGAATTTGTGAGTGGGTACATGGTGTTGAGAGAAATGGGGTTCGAAGCAAATCGTGTCGCTGAAGCATTATTCGCTCATGATAATGATAAGGAGGCTGCAGCACATTTTCTGACCACTTCATCCTCATAATGTTAACAATTTCCTAAATAAATAATGACTATGAAACTGAAATCTTaatcaaagtgtaaatattgtgttttaAGTAAAAGTTTTCTTAAAAGGAGTATTTTTTAGAGAACAGTTAAAGTTAATCTCGTATTATTCTAATTCCAAGCATGTTGCGACTACTAACAAAATAAAAACGAAGTATTATAATTCATAgacaaatatattatatattatgaCGACGGGGGCATCAACTGctacatataaaaataaaatcacgACGCTTGTTTAATAATTTAGTAGCATGTTACAGTTGGTCAACTCTTAATAGTTTAGTACCATACGTCCATACGTATATGTCTACCGCCACTAGGATTTGGTTGGCGCATGCATTTTCTCACTCCAATAAATTTTAACATTAACGATGCATGTGGATACGgatattaaattaattaaaatgttGAGATAATACTATATGATAATAATGTggattattaatatattatgattatCATAGTCTTACAATGGTTTCCATAGGTTTTCACCTATCGTAAGGAGGTTATATGGTGAAATTGAACTATCGTGGGCTTGCAATGTAGATTTACTTAGGCCTCAACTTATTAATGTTTTTGGATTAGTTTCAAGTTAAATCATTTGTGTATTTGTTTATCTATGATAACATGTGTGTAGTGTACATGTTAAGGTAGAAACAGccaaaaatgattaaaaaagatGAATAAGTTTTGGGGTGAATAAAATGAGACTTTGTAGCTCGTTTATTTGTTATATTCTCTACCACGTTTTGATCAATACTTCAAGATGAAGATTATGTTCTTAAAAATTTATCTGATTGATTATAAAAAAGAAAACCTTTCTTAAATATCTCCTGCTATATTTCTATTCTAATGGAAATTACAGAAACTAATTagataataatataaaaattatttgtGTAACACTTGTATTTTTGTTAACAACAAAGACCCAGACCCGGGATTAGTAGATCACCCTTCCGCCCGAAAAAACAAAATGTGATAACCCGAGCCATCAGGGTGAAGAAAAAACCTACAACTAAAAAAAAAACCTGTTAATCATTTGTCAATAAAGTATCAAAAAAGCATGAAACACAAGTGCACAAAAAATGTGTTAGCTTATAACTAAAAATCAAAAGTCTTGGTAGTTGGTACCTATTTGaaacaaaagtaaaaaaaaagaacaaaatgcCAAAATTGATATAATAATGTACGTATAGACGAAATAAAATATAAGTCACGAGAGGGTTACAGGAGCAGCGTGTGTTCGTCGGTGGTTACCTTCTCCACCACCGCTGCCTGAACCACTGTAACAGTTTATGCTCCTCCTAAATATTGAACCTCTTCTTATCCCAAATCACTCCATTTTTGGTATTGAATTATTAGACTGAGCTCTTCCCTTTCACCACCACGTGCATCTTCCGATTATCTCTCCAATCTCATTCATTGCTCTCTCTCCACATTTATTATTCTCCACCTTACCTCCATTAATTCTAGCCCCTACCTTCAAActtcaaatctctctctctctctctctctccattcaTTTGTCTCTTTCATTCTGGTGTTTCTCAGTGTTTCAGCTCATTGCTTGTAGATAGATTCTCACCAAATTCAGGTACAACTACATATCCTTCCTCATTTAATTTAACTTATCTTCACTCATTTCAATTACCTTTATTCGTCTACTATTCTTTGTTCAATTTTATCTtgtaattttgtatttgtttttatCCAACTTTTCCTTCTCTTACAATTTTGTCATTTCGTTAGTTACACTTTTTTGTCTGTCGAAAGAATGATTTAGCTGATTGGCTCATGTTTCTTTTACTAGTAAATTTTTTCACTTTGCATTGGTAGTCCAAAGAGAAATGAGTTTGAGTCTCGCCTGAGTAAAAATAAGTGGTTGAGCCATGGTTTTACCACAGTGCGTCTTCGGACGCTGGGTTTCCTTTGGAATCGTGACGGCCCGGGTCATCAACCAGGGCCGTGTCCCTGAGAGCTCAGGGCCTGGACGAATAGAATAAATGGGCCCATGTATTTTCAAGCAATTACGTGTTAACCTAACAACAAATAATAAGAATTTACATGAACAAACGGTTAAATAATTTTTTACAACAAAATATCACACGTAATAcactatattaattaattatatatatgaactggccgagttacatcaatatcgcaggtaagcgagcaacaagctgcgccgctacccctttctgaatagcaaaccctagcctaTTAAAGACAAACCCTGCCCCCTGTTGATGAGCAACTGCTGTGGACAACCTTTTGAACCCCTAGCCTATAAATAATTTAATATAAACAAAAAATTAACTTAAATAAACATTTTAATACAAATGAATATGAATATCTATATGTATTGGGTTACACACTCAATAATTTTAGAACTTTTTTCTTCCTAGAACAAATGTAAAcataaaaatcaaagaaaacaaaATGTTGTCATGTCTCGAACCAAAGACCCGTGTATTGACAAGTAAACACATACTCATTAGAGTTATAACAATGTTAATGTTTCATATTGGACTGttaatattttatatataaatataatgaAAGAATTTTTTTTCGGCCCTTAAAAGTTTTAGGCCCTGTTCAGTGGCACACCTTGCACACCCTCTGAAACGGCCATGCATCAACGTTTTCTGCGTTCACAACATGGGTAGCCTTTTGCCATTGTATTTACCGGTTGATTGGGCTTTTGTTGgctttttttaataaaaagaaagtatatttttttttcatttcaatATAATACAAACCTTGTCACAGAAGTCAGTAAATAGCGGAAGAAGAAAGAATAAAAATATAGACGTAATTCATTTACGTTTCTTGTTTGACTGAAACATATGCTGTCTGTAAAAAAACATGTATCATGAACAATTGTACCCAAACCAAAGATTTATAAACCCAAAAAACTGATACAAATGTGAAACAAAGAACTTGACACAAATCACTCACAGACCTCTCACTTGTAGATTATCAACAAGACAGTCTACTAGACAATAACAAGTAAATCAACTCTATGTGAATCAAAAGGATTCACTGAGGACCAAACCCTAATTTCCTTAAACTGGGAGAACGATAACAGGACTGAAAAGATGAACACCAATGACAAGTTGTCCAGAAGTATCTTTATATAGGATGACCCGGTTGAACTATCCGAATAACCCGGATCCACTTGTAACCATTTCGGTTGTAACAGCAACAGGCCCAAGTCCAGCTTTAATAAATAGGCAACAGGCCCAAGACAACTTCTAGCTCAAGACAGCTTCTAGCCCAAAACAGCTTCCAACCAATCGAGTAGTCCAAGTCTTTAGTTCAAACCCACAGGTACATTATCTCATAAAACAAACATTAAAACCAGCTATAAGAATCAAAAATAAAAGTGACATAATAAGAAGTATTACTTTTAACACTGTCATACATACAAGTTAGCTGTACTCAATTTAATTAGATTAATATTCAACGTTCATCTCATTATGGCAGTTATTTATGAATTTTATTATTATCTCTTCACCTGCACACTACTAAATCCTTCTTTTTCAACTTATTCTTCTTATTCAGATGAGTAGAAAAGCTTTGTAGAAACATATCGAAGACGATGGGCAACAAGATGTGTATATTCTTTGCTGTTTTATTGCTCGGAGCAAGTTTACATTCATTAGTTACTGCAGAGCCCTTTGAAGATAAGCAGATTTTAATTAACTTCATTCAAAGCATTTCGCATAGCCGCGCAATCAATTGGGATATGGGTTCGTCAGCATGCGTTAACTGGACCGGGATAACATGTAATCATGATGGTTCAAGAATTATAGCTCTCCGGTTACCTGCTTTTAGTCTTCATGGTCCGATTCCACATAACACTCTTAGCCAGTTATCAGATCTTCAAATCTTGAGTCTGAGATCCAACGGGCTAACGGGCCCGTTTCCTTCGGATTTTTCCAATCTTAGAAACTTAACAGCTCTTTACCTTCAGTCGAACGGGTTCTATGGCCCGTTGCCTTTGAATTTTACTAACTGGAACAATCTTTCGATACTTGATCTGTCGAATAATGGTTTCAATGGAAGTATTCCTTTTTCCTTATCGAATTTAAGTCATCTTACGGCTTTAAACCTCGCTAACAACTCGTTTTCTGGTGAAATCCCGAATCTTAATATCCCGAGTTTGCAAGAGCTTGATTTGTCAAACAATGATCTCACCGGACCCGTACCGCAATCTCTTGAAAGATTTCCTAGCTCGGCTTTTGTTGGTAATAATCTTTCTTCTTTAAGCTCAATGCCACCTGTTGTTTCTCCCACCAGCCAACCAGTAGCGAAAAAACATACAAAACTCGGGGAACCTGCGATTCTCGGAATCGCGATCGGTAGTTGTGCGTTAGCGTTTGTACTACTTGCGTTGCTAATGATCCTCCGGTATTCGAAGGATAAAACAGAGGTTTCAGAGAGACCACAGAAAGAAGAAAAGGTAACAAAACTGCGATCCGGAAGTCAAAATGTCAACGGGAATGGAAGCCTTGTGTTCTTTGAAGGTAGCAGCCTTGCGTTTGATTTAGAGGATCTGTTTAGAGCTTCGGCTGAGGTGCTCGGTAAGGGTACGTTTGGTACGACTTATAAAGCCGCATTGGAGGATGCAAGCACTGTTGTTGTGAAGAGACTGAAGGAAGTTGCTGCAGCCAAAAGAGATTTCGAGCTCCAAATGGAACTTGTTGGAAACATTAGGCACGAGAACGTTGTTACTCTAAGAGCTTATTACTACTCGAAAGACGAAAAGTTGATGGTGTATGACTATTTTGATCAAGGGAGTGTTTCTTCAATGTTACATGGTATGTTTCTATCAAATTTCTTGTATGATTTTGGTGGTTTTGTTTGTGTTGGTGAGTAACAGGTCAAACGGGCCAAACGGGCCATGTATGTAGCTTAAGTATAATTTGCAGTCCCATCTAGTTATAACTTATGATCAATTTGTAATTTCGCAGCAAAAAGAGATGAAAACCGGACTCCATTAGATTGGGATAGTCGATTACGAATAGCCATTGGAGCAGCAAGAGGTATTGCTTATATCCACACACAATCTGGAGGGAAACTTGTTCATGGGAACATCAAAGCCTCCAACATCCTTCTAAACCCGCAGCGATACGGTTGCGTAAGTGACGTTGGCCTGGCCCCGGTGATGACCCCGTTAACGCCACCAGTAATGCGTATAGGCGGCTACCGGGCCCCAGAAGTA from Helianthus annuus cultivar XRQ/B chromosome 7, HanXRQr2.0-SUNRISE, whole genome shotgun sequence includes the following:
- the LOC110869293 gene encoding probable inactive receptor kinase At4g23740, which codes for MGNKMCIFFAVLLLGASLHSLVTAEPFEDKQILINFIQSISHSRAINWDMGSSACVNWTGITCNHDGSRIIALRLPAFSLHGPIPHNTLSQLSDLQILSLRSNGLTGPFPSDFSNLRNLTALYLQSNGFYGPLPLNFTNWNNLSILDLSNNGFNGSIPFSLSNLSHLTALNLANNSFSGEIPNLNIPSLQELDLSNNDLTGPVPQSLERFPSSAFVGNNLSSLSSMPPVVSPTSQPVAKKHTKLGEPAILGIAIGSCALAFVLLALLMILRYSKDKTEVSERPQKEEKVTKLRSGSQNVNGNGSLVFFEGSSLAFDLEDLFRASAEVLGKGTFGTTYKAALEDASTVVVKRLKEVAAAKRDFELQMELVGNIRHENVVTLRAYYYSKDEKLMVYDYFDQGSVSSMLHAKRDENRTPLDWDSRLRIAIGAARGIAYIHTQSGGKLVHGNIKASNILLNPQRYGCVSDVGLAPVMTPLTPPVMRIGGYRAPEVADTRKVYQASDVYSFGVVLLELLTGKSPTHATGGEEVVHLVRWVNSVVREEWTAEVFDVELLKYPNIEEEMVEMLQIGMQCVARSPEQRPKMADVVKLVEDIRRTTNAGASGVSTPATEATTPATEVTASPVVAQQIGSSVVAM